The following proteins are encoded in a genomic region of Dermatophagoides farinae isolate YC_2012a chromosome 8, ASM2471394v1, whole genome shotgun sequence:
- the AMPdeam gene encoding AMP deaminase isoform X1, translating to MERLVRGSDLKKENEILMKASVLDDDEIEEDDEVAAATASKIPRDISNHSELSVKEISAPYTVPHYPIELEEQKKIAAQQLAQQIALKELEERAIHDEESISNAGIQRIQHAESIDPTACLAGQTTSSILNQLDFQRVYISGEYSFGAEDPKIYQSLRRAMRLREIYMQEAFQTFPEMAKRILHRTHKSSYQPETGMNFNYDEPPVIADPWNIKIPEDLNCILKIEDGVIHVYKTKEDFEGKKRAYNLRPFNNFIEDMKFMCNIITDGPLKSHCYKRLAYLTYKYQLHVLLNEMNELRSQKAVPHRDFYNTRKVDTHIHAASCMNQKHLLRFIKKTIKTRRNDYVCLENGKPLTLEQVFDSLNLTSYDLSVDMLDVHADRNTFHRFDKFNAKYNPIGESRLREIFLKTDNYIKGVYFAEILKEVMNDLEESKYQQAELRLSIYGRKPSEWDDLAKWALTNNVYSDTVRWIIQIPRLYDVYRANKILENFEQMLENIFMPLFEVTNNPNSHPELHVFLHYVTGFDSVDDESKHENPMFDKEITLPNKWSDEENPPYNYYLYYMYANMVILNHFRKERGFNTLVLRPHCGEAGNIQHLIGGFLLAENISHGLLLRKVPVLQYLYYLTQIGIAMSPLSNNSLFLNYHRNPLPEFASRGLCVSLSTDDPLQFHFTKEPLMEEYSIATQVWKLSSCDMSELARNSVLMSGFPAEFKQHWIGANYHREGVEGNDIQRTNLPGIRVSYRYETLLDELDHLRSDDKNWERQKRTSVTDKTHSKSSLPHKRLI from the exons ATGGAACGATTAGTAAGAGGTtctgatttgaaaaaagaaaatgaaatcctCATGAAAGCATCGGTTTtagatgacgatgaaattgaagaagatgatgaagtgGCCGCTGCAACTGCATCAAAAATACCAAGAGATATATCTAATCATAGTGAATTAAGTGTTAAAGAAATTTCGGCACCATACACTGTACCACATTATCCAATCGAATTGgaagaacagaaaaaaattgccgcCCAACAATTGGCACAACAAATTGCATTGAAAGAATTGGAAGAACGTGCAATACATGATGAAGAAA GTATATCGAATGCTGGTATACAACGTATTCAACATGCAGAATCAATTGATCCAACTGCTTGTTTAGCTGGTCAAACGACATCGTCTATTCTAAATCAATTGGATTTTCAACGTGTTTATATTTCTGGTGAATATTCATTCGGT GCTGAAGATCCAAAAATATATCAATCATTACGAAGAGCAATGCGTTTAAGAGAAATCTACATGCAAGAGgcatttcaaacatttccAGAGATGGCTAAACGTATTTTACATCGAACACATAAATCAAGTTATCAACCGGAAACCGgtatgaatt TTAATTATGATGAGCCGCCAGTCATTGCCGATCCTTGGAACATTAAGATTCCCGAAGATTTAAATTGTATACTAAAAATAGAAGATGGTGTCATTCATGTCTATAAGACTAAAGAAGATTTTGAAGGAAAAAAGC GAGCTTATAATTTACGgccattcaataattttattgaagATATGAAATTCATGTGCAATATTATTACCGATGGCCCATTGAAATCACATTGTTACAAACGATTAGCCTATCTTACATATAAATATCAGCTACATGTTCTTcttaatgaaatgaatgaattacgATCACAGAAAGCCGTACCGCATAGAGATTTTTATAATACACGTAAAGTTGATACGCACATTCATGCCGCTTCTTgtatgaatcaaaaacatttgttacgtttcattaaaaaaacgatcaaaaCACGACGAAATGATTATGTTTGCCTTGAGAATGGTAAACCATTAACATTGGAACAAgtgtttgattcattgaatttaacAAGCTATGATCTAAGTGTCGATATGTTGGATGTACACGCCGATCGTAATACATTTCATCGTTTCGATAAATTCAATGCCAAATATAATCCTATTGGTGAATCAAGATTaagagaaatttttcttaaaaCCGACAATTATATCAAAGGTGTTTATTTTGCCGAAATTCTTAAAGAAGTAATGAATGATCTAGAAGAATCCAAATATCAACAGGCTGAATTACGTTTGTCAATTTATGGTCGAAAACCAAGCGAATGGGATGATTTAGCCAAATGGGCACTCACAAACAATGTTTATTCCGACACTGTTCGATGGATAATTCAAATTCCTCGTTTATA TGATGTATATCGAGCAAACAAGATTCTTGAAAATTTCGAACAAATGTTGGAGAATATATTCATGCCGCTGTTTGAAGTGACGAACAATCCAAATTCACATCCAGAATTGCATGTCTTTTTACATTATGTAACTGGATTCGATTCggtcgatgatgaatcaaaacaCGAGAATCCAATGTTTGATAAAGAAATTACGTTACCAAACAAATGGTCCGATGAAGAGAATCCACCATA CAATTACTATCTATATTACATGTATGCCAATATGgtcattttgaatcatttccGCAAAGAACGTGGATTCAATACATTAGTTTTGCGGCCACATTGTGGCGAAGCTGGCaatattcaacatttgatCGGTGGATTTTTGTTGGCCGAAAATATTAGCCATGGTCTTTTGCTTCGAAAAGTACCCGTTTTACAATACCTGTACTATTTGACTCAGATTGGAATCGCCATGTCGCCATTGTCTAacaattcattgtttttgaattatcatcgaaatcCATTGCCGGAATTCGCTTCTCGTGGCCTTTGTGTATCGCTTTCGACTGATGATCCGTtgcaatttcattttacaaag GAACCTTTAATGGAAGAATATTCGATTGCCACACAAGTGTGGAAATTAAGTAGCTGTGATATGAGCGAATTGGCACGTAATTCGGTATTAATGTCTGGTTTTCCTGCTGAGTTCAAACAACATTGGATCGGAGCTAATTATCATCGTGAAGGTGTGGAAGGAAACGATATACAACGGACCAATTTGCCTGGAATTCGTGTTTCATATCGATATGAAACTTTATTGGACGAATTGGATCATTTACGATcggatgataaaaattgggAACGACAAAAAAGAACATCGGTTACTGACAAAACGCACTCGAAATCATCGTTGCCGCACAAAcgattaatttga
- the AMPdeam gene encoding AMP deaminase isoform X2, whose product MERLVRGSDLKKENEILMKASVLDDDEIEEDDEVAAATASKIPRDISNHSELSVKEISAPYTVPHYPIELEEQKKIAAQQLAQQIALKELEERAIHDEESISNAGIQRIQHAESIDPTACLAGQTTSSILNQLDFQRVYISGEYSFGAEDPKIYQSLRRAMRLREIYMQEAFQTFPEMAKRILHRTHKSSYQPETVNYDEPPVIADPWNIKIPEDLNCILKIEDGVIHVYKTKEDFEGKKRAYNLRPFNNFIEDMKFMCNIITDGPLKSHCYKRLAYLTYKYQLHVLLNEMNELRSQKAVPHRDFYNTRKVDTHIHAASCMNQKHLLRFIKKTIKTRRNDYVCLENGKPLTLEQVFDSLNLTSYDLSVDMLDVHADRNTFHRFDKFNAKYNPIGESRLREIFLKTDNYIKGVYFAEILKEVMNDLEESKYQQAELRLSIYGRKPSEWDDLAKWALTNNVYSDTVRWIIQIPRLYDVYRANKILENFEQMLENIFMPLFEVTNNPNSHPELHVFLHYVTGFDSVDDESKHENPMFDKEITLPNKWSDEENPPYNYYLYYMYANMVILNHFRKERGFNTLVLRPHCGEAGNIQHLIGGFLLAENISHGLLLRKVPVLQYLYYLTQIGIAMSPLSNNSLFLNYHRNPLPEFASRGLCVSLSTDDPLQFHFTKEPLMEEYSIATQVWKLSSCDMSELARNSVLMSGFPAEFKQHWIGANYHREGVEGNDIQRTNLPGIRVSYRYETLLDELDHLRSDDKNWERQKRTSVTDKTHSKSSLPHKRLI is encoded by the exons ATGGAACGATTAGTAAGAGGTtctgatttgaaaaaagaaaatgaaatcctCATGAAAGCATCGGTTTtagatgacgatgaaattgaagaagatgatgaagtgGCCGCTGCAACTGCATCAAAAATACCAAGAGATATATCTAATCATAGTGAATTAAGTGTTAAAGAAATTTCGGCACCATACACTGTACCACATTATCCAATCGAATTGgaagaacagaaaaaaattgccgcCCAACAATTGGCACAACAAATTGCATTGAAAGAATTGGAAGAACGTGCAATACATGATGAAGAAA GTATATCGAATGCTGGTATACAACGTATTCAACATGCAGAATCAATTGATCCAACTGCTTGTTTAGCTGGTCAAACGACATCGTCTATTCTAAATCAATTGGATTTTCAACGTGTTTATATTTCTGGTGAATATTCATTCGGT GCTGAAGATCCAAAAATATATCAATCATTACGAAGAGCAATGCGTTTAAGAGAAATCTACATGCAAGAGgcatttcaaacatttccAGAGATGGCTAAACGTATTTTACATCGAACACATAAATCAAGTTATCAACCGGAAACCG TTAATTATGATGAGCCGCCAGTCATTGCCGATCCTTGGAACATTAAGATTCCCGAAGATTTAAATTGTATACTAAAAATAGAAGATGGTGTCATTCATGTCTATAAGACTAAAGAAGATTTTGAAGGAAAAAAGC GAGCTTATAATTTACGgccattcaataattttattgaagATATGAAATTCATGTGCAATATTATTACCGATGGCCCATTGAAATCACATTGTTACAAACGATTAGCCTATCTTACATATAAATATCAGCTACATGTTCTTcttaatgaaatgaatgaattacgATCACAGAAAGCCGTACCGCATAGAGATTTTTATAATACACGTAAAGTTGATACGCACATTCATGCCGCTTCTTgtatgaatcaaaaacatttgttacgtttcattaaaaaaacgatcaaaaCACGACGAAATGATTATGTTTGCCTTGAGAATGGTAAACCATTAACATTGGAACAAgtgtttgattcattgaatttaacAAGCTATGATCTAAGTGTCGATATGTTGGATGTACACGCCGATCGTAATACATTTCATCGTTTCGATAAATTCAATGCCAAATATAATCCTATTGGTGAATCAAGATTaagagaaatttttcttaaaaCCGACAATTATATCAAAGGTGTTTATTTTGCCGAAATTCTTAAAGAAGTAATGAATGATCTAGAAGAATCCAAATATCAACAGGCTGAATTACGTTTGTCAATTTATGGTCGAAAACCAAGCGAATGGGATGATTTAGCCAAATGGGCACTCACAAACAATGTTTATTCCGACACTGTTCGATGGATAATTCAAATTCCTCGTTTATA TGATGTATATCGAGCAAACAAGATTCTTGAAAATTTCGAACAAATGTTGGAGAATATATTCATGCCGCTGTTTGAAGTGACGAACAATCCAAATTCACATCCAGAATTGCATGTCTTTTTACATTATGTAACTGGATTCGATTCggtcgatgatgaatcaaaacaCGAGAATCCAATGTTTGATAAAGAAATTACGTTACCAAACAAATGGTCCGATGAAGAGAATCCACCATA CAATTACTATCTATATTACATGTATGCCAATATGgtcattttgaatcatttccGCAAAGAACGTGGATTCAATACATTAGTTTTGCGGCCACATTGTGGCGAAGCTGGCaatattcaacatttgatCGGTGGATTTTTGTTGGCCGAAAATATTAGCCATGGTCTTTTGCTTCGAAAAGTACCCGTTTTACAATACCTGTACTATTTGACTCAGATTGGAATCGCCATGTCGCCATTGTCTAacaattcattgtttttgaattatcatcgaaatcCATTGCCGGAATTCGCTTCTCGTGGCCTTTGTGTATCGCTTTCGACTGATGATCCGTtgcaatttcattttacaaag GAACCTTTAATGGAAGAATATTCGATTGCCACACAAGTGTGGAAATTAAGTAGCTGTGATATGAGCGAATTGGCACGTAATTCGGTATTAATGTCTGGTTTTCCTGCTGAGTTCAAACAACATTGGATCGGAGCTAATTATCATCGTGAAGGTGTGGAAGGAAACGATATACAACGGACCAATTTGCCTGGAATTCGTGTTTCATATCGATATGAAACTTTATTGGACGAATTGGATCATTTACGATcggatgataaaaattgggAACGACAAAAAAGAACATCGGTTACTGACAAAACGCACTCGAAATCATCGTTGCCGCACAAAcgattaatttga
- the AMPdeam gene encoding AMP deaminase isoform X3, which translates to MERLVRGSDLKKENEILMKASVLDDDEIEEDDEVAAATASKIPRDISNHSELSVKEISAPYTVPHYPIELEEQKKIAAQQLAQQIALKELEERAIHDEESISNAGIQRIQHAESIDPTACLAGQTTSSILNQLDFQRVYISGEYSFGAEDPKIYQSLRRAMRLREIYMQEAFQTFPEMAKRILHRTHKSSYQPETVNYDEPPVIADPWNIKIPEDLNCILKIEDGVIHVYKTKEDFEGKKPYNLRPFNNFIEDMKFMCNIITDGPLKSHCYKRLAYLTYKYQLHVLLNEMNELRSQKAVPHRDFYNTRKVDTHIHAASCMNQKHLLRFIKKTIKTRRNDYVCLENGKPLTLEQVFDSLNLTSYDLSVDMLDVHADRNTFHRFDKFNAKYNPIGESRLREIFLKTDNYIKGVYFAEILKEVMNDLEESKYQQAELRLSIYGRKPSEWDDLAKWALTNNVYSDTVRWIIQIPRLYDVYRANKILENFEQMLENIFMPLFEVTNNPNSHPELHVFLHYVTGFDSVDDESKHENPMFDKEITLPNKWSDEENPPYNYYLYYMYANMVILNHFRKERGFNTLVLRPHCGEAGNIQHLIGGFLLAENISHGLLLRKVPVLQYLYYLTQIGIAMSPLSNNSLFLNYHRNPLPEFASRGLCVSLSTDDPLQFHFTKEPLMEEYSIATQVWKLSSCDMSELARNSVLMSGFPAEFKQHWIGANYHREGVEGNDIQRTNLPGIRVSYRYETLLDELDHLRSDDKNWERQKRTSVTDKTHSKSSLPHKRLI; encoded by the exons ATGGAACGATTAGTAAGAGGTtctgatttgaaaaaagaaaatgaaatcctCATGAAAGCATCGGTTTtagatgacgatgaaattgaagaagatgatgaagtgGCCGCTGCAACTGCATCAAAAATACCAAGAGATATATCTAATCATAGTGAATTAAGTGTTAAAGAAATTTCGGCACCATACACTGTACCACATTATCCAATCGAATTGgaagaacagaaaaaaattgccgcCCAACAATTGGCACAACAAATTGCATTGAAAGAATTGGAAGAACGTGCAATACATGATGAAGAAA GTATATCGAATGCTGGTATACAACGTATTCAACATGCAGAATCAATTGATCCAACTGCTTGTTTAGCTGGTCAAACGACATCGTCTATTCTAAATCAATTGGATTTTCAACGTGTTTATATTTCTGGTGAATATTCATTCGGT GCTGAAGATCCAAAAATATATCAATCATTACGAAGAGCAATGCGTTTAAGAGAAATCTACATGCAAGAGgcatttcaaacatttccAGAGATGGCTAAACGTATTTTACATCGAACACATAAATCAAGTTATCAACCGGAAACCG TTAATTATGATGAGCCGCCAGTCATTGCCGATCCTTGGAACATTAAGATTCCCGAAGATTTAAATTGTATACTAAAAATAGAAGATGGTGTCATTCATGTCTATAAGACTAAAGAAGATTTTGAAGGAAAAAAGC CTTATAATTTACGgccattcaataattttattgaagATATGAAATTCATGTGCAATATTATTACCGATGGCCCATTGAAATCACATTGTTACAAACGATTAGCCTATCTTACATATAAATATCAGCTACATGTTCTTcttaatgaaatgaatgaattacgATCACAGAAAGCCGTACCGCATAGAGATTTTTATAATACACGTAAAGTTGATACGCACATTCATGCCGCTTCTTgtatgaatcaaaaacatttgttacgtttcattaaaaaaacgatcaaaaCACGACGAAATGATTATGTTTGCCTTGAGAATGGTAAACCATTAACATTGGAACAAgtgtttgattcattgaatttaacAAGCTATGATCTAAGTGTCGATATGTTGGATGTACACGCCGATCGTAATACATTTCATCGTTTCGATAAATTCAATGCCAAATATAATCCTATTGGTGAATCAAGATTaagagaaatttttcttaaaaCCGACAATTATATCAAAGGTGTTTATTTTGCCGAAATTCTTAAAGAAGTAATGAATGATCTAGAAGAATCCAAATATCAACAGGCTGAATTACGTTTGTCAATTTATGGTCGAAAACCAAGCGAATGGGATGATTTAGCCAAATGGGCACTCACAAACAATGTTTATTCCGACACTGTTCGATGGATAATTCAAATTCCTCGTTTATA TGATGTATATCGAGCAAACAAGATTCTTGAAAATTTCGAACAAATGTTGGAGAATATATTCATGCCGCTGTTTGAAGTGACGAACAATCCAAATTCACATCCAGAATTGCATGTCTTTTTACATTATGTAACTGGATTCGATTCggtcgatgatgaatcaaaacaCGAGAATCCAATGTTTGATAAAGAAATTACGTTACCAAACAAATGGTCCGATGAAGAGAATCCACCATA CAATTACTATCTATATTACATGTATGCCAATATGgtcattttgaatcatttccGCAAAGAACGTGGATTCAATACATTAGTTTTGCGGCCACATTGTGGCGAAGCTGGCaatattcaacatttgatCGGTGGATTTTTGTTGGCCGAAAATATTAGCCATGGTCTTTTGCTTCGAAAAGTACCCGTTTTACAATACCTGTACTATTTGACTCAGATTGGAATCGCCATGTCGCCATTGTCTAacaattcattgtttttgaattatcatcgaaatcCATTGCCGGAATTCGCTTCTCGTGGCCTTTGTGTATCGCTTTCGACTGATGATCCGTtgcaatttcattttacaaag GAACCTTTAATGGAAGAATATTCGATTGCCACACAAGTGTGGAAATTAAGTAGCTGTGATATGAGCGAATTGGCACGTAATTCGGTATTAATGTCTGGTTTTCCTGCTGAGTTCAAACAACATTGGATCGGAGCTAATTATCATCGTGAAGGTGTGGAAGGAAACGATATACAACGGACCAATTTGCCTGGAATTCGTGTTTCATATCGATATGAAACTTTATTGGACGAATTGGATCATTTACGATcggatgataaaaattgggAACGACAAAAAAGAACATCGGTTACTGACAAAACGCACTCGAAATCATCGTTGCCGCACAAAcgattaatttga